Proteins encoded by one window of Marixanthomonas sp. SCSIO 43207:
- a CDS encoding NAD(P)/FAD-dependent oxidoreductase, whose translation MFDFIVIGAAQAGLSMAYYLDKLDQNYLVVDKEDEIGASWLNRWDSLKLFTPSEFNNLPGMDFPAKKGHYPNKNQVASYFKEYVERFNIRVKLNVFIESVKKENNVFTLKHDNGVFQAKNVVVATGPFHIPYTPSFSKKISKDIFQIHSNYYKNPHQLKEGPTMVVGAGDSGFQILNEVSQTDRITYFSGATDVRVLPQEILGKTLWWWFTKTGFLSFSKKTWLGKKLSQTKQPIIGTDVRAILNRKNVIPVGNTTNAEDNTVFTESKEINNLKNVIWATGYRPNFSWIDGLELTKDSYPKHNRGISNIKGLYFIGLPWLHTRGSATLGGTKKDSKYLAEYIKETINKSA comes from the coding sequence ATGTTTGATTTTATTGTTATTGGAGCCGCTCAAGCAGGACTTTCAATGGCTTACTATTTAGATAAATTAGACCAAAATTATTTGGTTGTAGACAAAGAGGATGAGATTGGAGCTTCATGGTTAAATCGGTGGGACTCACTTAAGCTTTTTACTCCTTCTGAATTTAACAACCTACCCGGAATGGACTTTCCGGCAAAAAAAGGACATTACCCAAATAAAAACCAAGTTGCCTCTTATTTTAAAGAGTATGTTGAGCGTTTCAATATACGTGTTAAGCTTAATGTATTTATAGAAAGTGTAAAAAAAGAAAATAATGTTTTCACTTTAAAGCATGATAACGGAGTGTTTCAAGCAAAAAATGTAGTAGTTGCAACGGGGCCTTTTCATATTCCTTATACGCCTTCATTTTCAAAAAAAATCTCTAAAGATATTTTTCAAATACATAGTAATTATTATAAAAATCCACACCAACTAAAAGAAGGACCAACTATGGTTGTTGGTGCTGGAGATTCAGGATTCCAAATTTTAAATGAGGTTTCTCAAACTGATAGAATTACATATTTTTCAGGAGCTACAGATGTAAGGGTCTTACCACAAGAAATTCTTGGCAAAACATTATGGTGGTGGTTTACAAAAACGGGTTTTTTAAGTTTCAGTAAAAAAACTTGGTTGGGTAAAAAGCTGAGTCAAACCAAACAACCCATAATTGGTACAGACGTACGTGCCATTCTGAATAGAAAAAATGTTATCCCAGTTGGGAATACTACCAATGCAGAAGACAATACGGTTTTTACTGAAAGTAAAGAAATCAATAATTTAAAAAATGTTATTTGGGCCACAGGGTATAGACCCAATTTTTCATGGATTGATGGTTTAGAGCTAACAAAAGATTCATACCCAAAGCATAATCGGGGAATAAGTAATATTAAAGGTCTTTATTTCATTGGTCTTCCTTGGTTACACACAAGAGGTTCAGCTACATTAGGTGGAACTAAAAAGGACAGTAAATACTTGGCTGAATATATTAAAGAAACTATAAACAAAAGCGCTTAA
- a CDS encoding succinylglutamate desuccinylase/aspartoacylase family protein: MTEYKNEDLILLNTKISPGESKTLNFSIAKLYTSTKIEIPVIVERAAVPGPTVLITAGIHGDEINGVEVVRQFIAKKMNRPKRGTIICIPILNIFGFLNAQREFPDGKDLNRKFPGTKHGSLASRVAYHFTKEIVPYADYCLDFHTGGASRFNAAQIRVQPNDTKLLELAKVFNPPFIVFSDLLKKSYRATCHDLNIPSLLFEGGKSLESDKQIAKHGVHGILRVLKHLDMLQDSFEVPTTETKSVLIEKSKWLRAQKSGLLHVKVPCHKHVVKGEFLATITDPYGTMRFKVLSPNDGYIINVNQSPIIYQGDAIFHISTENTTITETEQEDF, from the coding sequence ATGACGGAATACAAAAATGAAGATTTAATACTACTTAACACCAAGATAAGTCCTGGCGAAAGCAAAACACTCAACTTTAGTATTGCTAAGCTTTATACATCTACTAAAATTGAAATTCCGGTAATTGTAGAACGAGCTGCAGTTCCCGGACCTACCGTTTTAATAACAGCAGGAATCCACGGAGATGAAATTAACGGTGTGGAGGTTGTAAGGCAATTTATTGCCAAGAAAATGAACCGCCCAAAACGCGGAACCATTATTTGTATTCCTATTTTAAATATTTTTGGCTTTTTAAATGCCCAACGTGAATTTCCAGATGGAAAAGATTTAAACCGAAAATTTCCGGGTACCAAACATGGCTCATTAGCCAGTCGAGTAGCGTATCATTTTACCAAAGAAATTGTACCTTACGCAGACTATTGTTTAGACTTTCATACCGGAGGTGCCAGTAGATTTAATGCAGCACAGATACGAGTTCAACCTAATGATACAAAGCTTTTAGAATTGGCTAAAGTTTTTAATCCACCTTTTATTGTTTTTTCCGATTTATTAAAAAAATCATACCGCGCAACGTGTCACGATTTAAACATTCCTTCTCTTCTATTTGAAGGCGGAAAATCACTAGAAAGTGACAAACAAATTGCCAAGCACGGCGTTCACGGTATTCTACGTGTTTTAAAACATCTTGATATGCTTCAAGATTCATTTGAAGTTCCTACAACTGAAACAAAAAGTGTACTTATTGAAAAAAGCAAGTGGTTACGTGCGCAAAAAAGCGGATTATTACACGTAAAAGTGCCTTGTCACAAACACGTAGTCAAAGGTGAGTTTTTAGCAACCATTACAGACCCTTATGGAACTATGCGCTTTAAGGTGCTTTCGCCTAATGATGGTTACATTATTAACGTAAATCAATCACCTATTATCTATCAAGGTGATGCTATATTTCATATTTCAACTGAAAACACTACAATTACCGAAACAGAGCAAGAAGATTTTTAA
- a CDS encoding RimK family alpha-L-glutamate ligase, translating to MNIAILSRGSHLYSTQSLLKAGEKRNHAMEVLDPTYCRLSIQNGNPTLFYHDEKVDDLHAVIPRVGASNTYYGSSLVRHFEAMDVFSIVSAQAILNSRDKWTSFQILSKAGVAVPHTVLINPYLSAQQVAIFGESPLIIKLLEGTHGQGVILAKNSKEAHPIIETLVAAKQKFVLQEYIKESKGADLRVIVIDGVVVAAMKRQCKAGDFRSNLHRGGTSESIQLNYEEEALAIKAAKALKMGVCGVDILQSERGPLVLEVNSTPGLEGIEKTTQKNISKSIIGYIERNKR from the coding sequence TTGAATATAGCCATTCTTTCTAGAGGATCTCATTTATACTCTACACAAAGCTTATTAAAAGCAGGTGAAAAGCGCAACCACGCTATGGAAGTGCTTGACCCTACGTATTGTAGATTGAGTATTCAAAACGGCAATCCTACCTTATTTTATCATGATGAAAAGGTAGATGATTTGCACGCTGTGATTCCACGGGTAGGAGCTTCAAACACCTACTACGGTTCTTCACTAGTACGGCATTTTGAAGCAATGGATGTGTTCAGTATTGTTTCGGCACAAGCAATATTAAACTCTCGAGATAAATGGACTTCGTTTCAAATTCTTTCAAAAGCAGGTGTTGCCGTTCCGCATACTGTTTTGATAAATCCATACTTATCGGCTCAACAGGTTGCCATTTTTGGTGAAAGCCCTTTGATTATTAAACTTTTGGAAGGAACACATGGTCAAGGTGTAATATTGGCAAAAAACTCAAAAGAAGCTCATCCTATTATTGAAACCTTAGTAGCAGCAAAACAAAAATTTGTGTTACAAGAATATATTAAAGAGTCAAAAGGAGCAGATTTACGTGTGATTGTTATAGATGGGGTTGTTGTAGCTGCAATGAAAAGGCAGTGCAAGGCCGGTGATTTTAGGTCCAATTTGCACCGTGGTGGCACTTCAGAAAGTATTCAGTTAAATTATGAAGAGGAGGCACTTGCCATAAAAGCTGCCAAAGCATTAAAGATGGGTGTTTGTGGCGTGGACATCTTACAATCTGAAAGAGGTCCTCTGGTGCTGGAAGTAAATTCAACTCCCGGACTGGAAGGGATTGAAAAAACCACACAAAAAAACATTTCAAAAAGTATTATTGGTTATATAGAACGAAACAAACGGTAA
- a CDS encoding DUF2752 domain-containing protein, with protein sequence MAYFLTDTNKRIVQVGFLCIGIGLLALLFYQYNPAESSFFIPCPFHHITGLHCPGCGSQRALHQLIHFNIYDAFRYNPLLVVIFPLVIWALVIRVYNFIYQTKYRVTLFYNNIWVYGFFGIVILFWVARNIPFEPFSCLAPTGS encoded by the coding sequence GTGGCATACTTTCTAACGGATACTAATAAACGAATTGTTCAAGTAGGGTTTTTATGTATAGGTATTGGGTTACTGGCATTACTATTTTATCAATATAATCCTGCAGAGAGTTCATTTTTTATACCTTGTCCTTTTCATCATATAACTGGTTTACATTGTCCTGGGTGTGGATCACAGCGCGCTTTGCATCAATTGATTCACTTTAATATTTATGACGCTTTTAGGTATAATCCGCTTTTAGTTGTTATTTTTCCTTTAGTAATTTGGGCATTAGTGATTAGAGTGTATAACTTCATCTACCAAACTAAGTATAGAGTTACATTGTTTTATAACAATATTTGGGTATATGGTTTCTTTGGGATTGTAATATTGTTTTGGGTTGCGAGAAATATCCCTTTTGAGCCTTTTTCATGTTTGGCTCCAACCGGTTCCTAA
- a CDS encoding single-stranded DNA-binding protein, translating into MNALRNKVQLIGRLGQDPEIVTFADGNKMAKFSIATDDSYKDKNGQKVERAYWHNVVVKGGLVNVVENYIAKGQEIALEGKLTNRSWDDKDGNKRYITEILCNELLMLSK; encoded by the coding sequence ATGAACGCACTTAGAAACAAAGTACAGTTGATTGGACGCCTAGGACAAGATCCAGAAATCGTAACCTTTGCCGATGGTAATAAAATGGCAAAATTTTCAATAGCTACAGACGATAGCTATAAAGACAAAAATGGTCAAAAAGTTGAGCGCGCCTACTGGCATAATGTAGTTGTAAAAGGCGGTTTGGTAAATGTAGTAGAGAATTATATTGCCAAAGGACAAGAGATAGCTTTAGAAGGTAAACTTACCAATCGCTCTTGGGATGATAAAGACGGTAACAAACGATACATCACCGAAATACTTTGCAATGAATTACTTATGTTGAGTAAATAA
- a CDS encoding sugar O-acetyltransferase — protein sequence MTEKQKMLAGKFYNSRDPELLKMYHKARKLLKEYNNLDSELTERRDAILTELFKVKEAGVWIETPFFCDYGENISIGKNTFINTNCMFLDNNYISIGKNGLIAPYVQIYTASHPLKASDRIIKEDNQTRYLTSSKEVIIGDNVWIGGNSVIFPGVTIGDNVTIGAGSVVTKNIPSNVLAYGNPCAIIKQL from the coding sequence TTGACTGAAAAACAAAAAATGCTCGCCGGTAAATTTTATAATTCTAGAGATCCTGAATTATTGAAAATGTACCACAAAGCACGAAAATTATTAAAAGAGTATAATAACCTTGATTCAGAATTAACCGAAAGACGCGACGCAATTTTAACCGAATTATTTAAAGTAAAAGAAGCCGGTGTGTGGATTGAAACCCCATTTTTCTGTGATTATGGAGAAAACATATCAATAGGTAAAAATACATTTATAAACACCAATTGTATGTTTTTGGACAATAACTACATATCTATTGGGAAAAATGGACTCATAGCACCCTATGTTCAAATATATACTGCGAGTCACCCTTTAAAAGCTTCAGATAGAATTATAAAAGAAGACAACCAAACGCGGTATTTAACCTCATCAAAAGAAGTAATCATAGGAGACAATGTATGGATTGGAGGTAATTCGGTTATATTTCCGGGTGTAACCATTGGAGACAATGTTACTATTGGTGCAGGTAGTGTAGTTACTAAAAATATTCCTAGCAATGTTTTAGCCTACGGAAATCCTTGCGCCATAATTAAACAATTATAA
- the rimK gene encoding 30S ribosomal protein S6--L-glutamate ligase, with amino-acid sequence MNIKILSANAGLYSTKRLVEAAQKRKHEVEIINHTKCDIVIEKKNPLVYYKGKPLSDTDAVIPRIGASVTFYGTAVVRQFEMMRVFSTTESMALVRSRDKLRSLQILSRAGLGLPKTIFTNYSKNVKEIVEQAGGAPVIIKLLEGTQGIGVILAETKKAAESVIEAFNNLQARVIVQEYIKEAGGADIRAFVVDGHVVGAMKRQGKEGEFRSNLHRGGSATVVKLSDEEEVAAVKAAKAMGLGIAGVDMLQSDRGPLILEVNSSPGLEGIETATGKDIATTIIKYIERNV; translated from the coding sequence ATGAATATAAAGATCCTTTCGGCCAATGCAGGATTGTATTCTACTAAACGCCTGGTAGAAGCAGCACAAAAGCGTAAGCACGAAGTAGAAATAATAAACCACACCAAGTGTGATATTGTTATTGAGAAAAAAAATCCATTGGTATATTATAAAGGTAAGCCTCTTTCAGACACCGATGCAGTGATTCCTCGTATTGGTGCATCTGTAACCTTTTATGGTACAGCCGTTGTACGTCAATTTGAAATGATGCGCGTTTTTTCAACTACCGAGTCTATGGCACTGGTGCGCTCACGTGACAAGTTACGTAGTTTGCAAATTTTATCAAGAGCAGGATTGGGGTTGCCGAAAACTATCTTCACCAACTATTCAAAAAACGTCAAAGAGATTGTAGAACAAGCTGGCGGTGCTCCTGTTATTATAAAACTATTAGAAGGCACACAAGGAATAGGGGTTATTCTAGCCGAAACTAAAAAAGCGGCAGAGTCTGTTATTGAGGCGTTTAACAATTTACAAGCAAGGGTTATCGTTCAAGAATATATAAAAGAAGCCGGCGGAGCAGACATTAGAGCGTTTGTAGTAGATGGCCACGTAGTTGGTGCCATGAAACGTCAAGGAAAAGAAGGAGAATTTCGGTCCAATTTGCACAGAGGTGGTAGCGCAACTGTTGTAAAACTTAGTGACGAAGAAGAAGTAGCTGCTGTAAAAGCTGCCAAAGCTATGGGATTAGGCATTGCTGGGGTTGATATGTTGCAATCAGACAGAGGACCGTTGATTTTGGAGGTTAATTCTTCCCCCGGATTGGAAGGTATTGAAACAGCCACAGGAAAAGATATTGCTACTACCATCATAAAATATATTGAACGAAACGTATAA
- a CDS encoding TraR/DksA C4-type zinc finger protein, with translation MANDVKTRYSDKELEEFKVLIQGKIEKAKEQLELIKSAYKNDSTNGTDDTSPTFKAFDEGSKVMSKEANSQLAIRQEKFIRDLKNALIRIENKSYGVCRVTGKLINPERLKLVPHATLSIEAKNMQK, from the coding sequence ATGGCAAATGATGTAAAAACCCGTTACAGCGATAAAGAGCTGGAAGAATTTAAAGTATTAATTCAGGGAAAAATAGAGAAAGCGAAAGAACAATTAGAATTAATTAAAAGCGCTTATAAAAACGACAGTACAAACGGTACAGATGATACCTCACCTACTTTTAAAGCCTTTGATGAAGGAAGTAAAGTAATGAGTAAAGAGGCAAACTCTCAACTGGCAATACGTCAAGAGAAGTTTATTCGTGACCTTAAAAACGCATTAATCCGTATTGAAAATAAAAGCTACGGTGTATGTCGTGTTACCGGAAAACTAATTAATCCGGAGCGTTTAAAGCTAGTACCTCACGCTACATTAAGTATTGAGGCCAAAAACATGCAAAAATAA
- the acs gene encoding acetate--CoA ligase, producing MSNYHIKSLEEYFTIYRKSVRYPETFWDEIAEEHFMWRKKWDEVLSWDFNKPEISWFKGAKLNITENCIDRHLRIRGDKTAILFEPNDPSEKAEHITYQQLHDRVCQFANVLKEKGVKKGDRVCIYVPMIPELAISVLACARIGAIHSVVFAGFSSNALATRINDCDCEMVITADGSFRGNKTIDLKGIVDTALESCDGVKTVLVAKRINSEINMKEGRDEWLKPLLDNASTICEPEIMDAEDPLFILYTSGSTGKPKGMVHTTAGYMIGSAFTFKNVFQYRENDVYWCTADIGWITGHSYIVYGPLANGATTVMYEGVPQYPDWGRFWQIVEKHKVNQFYTAPTAIRALAKQNLEFVEKYDLSSLKVLGTVGEPINEEAWHWYDENIGSGKSPITDTWWQTETGSIMIAAIPFVTPTIPTFATLPLPGIQPALMDEEGKELKGNQVSGRLCMKFPWPSMARTIWGNHQRYKDTYFSSFENMYFTGDGAMRDSVGYYRITGRVDDVVIVSGHNLGTAPIEDAINEHPAVAESAIVGFPHEVKGKALYGYVTLKEAGETRDQDNLRKEINQLITDRIGPIAKLDKIQFTEGLPKTRSGKIMRRILRKIASGDTDNLGDTSTLLNPEVVNDIMKDAL from the coding sequence ATGAGTAATTATCACATAAAAAGTCTAGAAGAATATTTTACAATCTATCGTAAATCTGTACGATACCCTGAAACCTTTTGGGATGAAATAGCCGAAGAACATTTTATGTGGCGCAAAAAATGGGATGAAGTATTATCTTGGGATTTTAACAAACCTGAAATTTCTTGGTTTAAAGGTGCCAAGTTAAACATTACCGAAAACTGTATAGATCGTCATTTACGCATACGAGGAGATAAAACAGCCATCCTTTTTGAACCCAATGATCCCTCAGAAAAAGCAGAACACATTACCTATCAACAACTTCACGACAGAGTGTGTCAATTTGCTAATGTATTAAAAGAAAAAGGTGTAAAAAAAGGAGATCGGGTTTGTATTTATGTTCCTATGATACCAGAATTAGCAATTTCAGTATTGGCCTGTGCTCGCATTGGTGCTATTCACTCAGTGGTATTTGCAGGATTTTCTTCAAATGCTTTGGCAACTCGAATAAACGACTGTGATTGTGAAATGGTAATTACTGCAGATGGTTCCTTCCGCGGAAATAAAACAATTGATCTTAAAGGCATCGTTGATACAGCCTTGGAGTCTTGTGACGGCGTAAAAACTGTTTTGGTTGCAAAACGGATTAATTCTGAAATCAACATGAAAGAAGGTCGCGACGAGTGGTTGAAGCCCTTGCTTGATAACGCTTCAACAATTTGTGAACCAGAAATAATGGACGCAGAAGACCCTCTTTTTATTCTCTACACCTCTGGCTCTACCGGAAAACCCAAAGGAATGGTGCATACTACGGCCGGATATATGATAGGTAGCGCATTTACATTTAAAAATGTGTTTCAGTATCGAGAAAATGATGTTTATTGGTGTACAGCAGATATTGGTTGGATTACCGGTCACAGTTATATTGTATATGGTCCCTTAGCAAACGGAGCCACCACGGTTATGTATGAAGGCGTACCACAATATCCAGATTGGGGCCGTTTTTGGCAGATTGTTGAAAAGCACAAGGTGAATCAGTTTTATACAGCCCCAACAGCCATAAGAGCATTGGCAAAGCAAAATTTAGAGTTTGTTGAAAAATATGACCTTAGTTCTTTAAAAGTATTAGGAACGGTTGGCGAGCCAATAAACGAAGAAGCTTGGCATTGGTATGATGAAAATATAGGAAGTGGCAAAAGTCCTATTACCGATACATGGTGGCAAACTGAAACAGGTAGCATTATGATTGCTGCCATTCCTTTTGTAACACCCACCATCCCTACTTTTGCCACCTTACCATTACCCGGAATACAACCTGCTTTAATGGATGAAGAAGGAAAGGAATTAAAAGGAAATCAAGTTTCCGGTAGGTTATGTATGAAATTTCCGTGGCCTTCCATGGCACGTACTATCTGGGGAAATCATCAACGCTATAAAGACACCTATTTTTCAAGTTTTGAAAACATGTATTTTACAGGTGATGGCGCAATGCGAGACAGCGTTGGGTATTATCGTATCACGGGTCGCGTGGACGATGTAGTAATCGTTTCAGGACATAACCTGGGTACTGCTCCTATTGAAGATGCCATTAATGAACATCCAGCAGTCGCAGAAAGTGCAATTGTAGGATTTCCGCACGAAGTAAAAGGAAAAGCACTATATGGGTATGTAACTCTAAAAGAAGCTGGCGAAACTCGAGATCAAGATAACCTTAGAAAAGAAATTAATCAATTAATTACCGATCGAATAGGGCCTATAGCAAAACTAGATAAAATTCAGTTTACAGAAGGATTACCCAAAACAAGAAGCGGTAAAATTATGCGTCGTATCCTTCGGAAAATAGCCTCTGGAGACACTGATAATCTAGGAGATACTAGCACATTATTAAACCCAGAGGTAGTCAATGATATTATGAAAGATGCATTATAG
- a CDS encoding CD225/dispanin family protein has translation MESSMNQPPKPDNHLVWAILTTIFCCLPLGIVSIVKSSKVNELYAQGNYMEAEQASRDAKKWAMWSAIVSGIFIILYILLVILGVAGGILSNGY, from the coding sequence ATGGAATCTTCAATGAACCAGCCTCCAAAACCTGACAATCACCTAGTATGGGCAATTTTAACTACTATATTTTGTTGTTTGCCTCTTGGTATTGTATCGATAGTAAAATCATCAAAAGTTAATGAGTTGTACGCTCAAGGTAATTACATGGAGGCAGAACAAGCCTCAAGAGATGCTAAAAAATGGGCGATGTGGAGTGCTATTGTTTCAGGTATATTTATTATACTTTATATATTACTAGTTATTTTAGGTGTAGCAGGTGGCATACTTTCTAACGGATACTAA
- a CDS encoding RimK/LysX family protein, with protein sequence MKRKIGRIDKADFPKLELEDIEVKIDTGAFTSSIHCTDVTVENDYLKCRFLDEEHPQYHNKEFIFDQYDVKVVKSSNGEAQTRYRIHTEIILFGKKHPIFLTLSDRKEMKFPVLLGRNFLTKKFVVDINKTNLSQKLKAKQK encoded by the coding sequence ATGAAACGAAAAATAGGCCGAATAGATAAAGCAGATTTTCCAAAACTAGAACTTGAAGATATTGAAGTAAAAATTGATACAGGAGCATTTACATCTTCCATTCATTGTACAGATGTTACCGTAGAGAATGACTACTTAAAATGTCGTTTTCTTGATGAAGAACATCCACAGTATCACAATAAAGAGTTTATTTTTGATCAATATGATGTAAAAGTGGTGAAAAGTAGTAATGGCGAAGCACAAACTCGGTATAGAATACACACTGAAATTATATTATTCGGAAAAAAACATCCTATATTTTTAACCCTAAGCGACCGAAAGGAAATGAAATTTCCCGTATTATTGGGACGCAATTTTTTAACTAAAAAATTTGTTGTAGATATCAATAAGACTAATCTATCGCAAAAACTCAAAGCAAAACAAAAATGA
- a CDS encoding 5-formyltetrahydrofolate cyclo-ligase, giving the protein MNKAQLRQTYKTRREQLSSSEIEDLSLQLANQALKLPIWEKTYYHIFLPIESKKEVNTEYLMHILQGKDKSIVVSKSDFKTNQLSHFLLQENTVIKVSNFGIPEPVDGIEIPEQQLDVIFIPLLAYDEKGNRIGYGKGFYDRFLARCNSETIFVGLSFFPPEKIILSEETDIPLHYCVTPKNSYSF; this is encoded by the coding sequence ATGAATAAAGCACAACTAAGACAAACTTATAAAACGCGTAGAGAACAACTTTCTTCTTCAGAAATTGAAGATTTAAGTTTGCAATTGGCTAACCAAGCTTTAAAATTGCCAATTTGGGAAAAAACGTACTATCATATTTTTCTTCCTATTGAGTCAAAAAAGGAAGTAAACACCGAGTATTTGATGCACATTTTACAAGGGAAAGATAAAAGTATAGTTGTATCAAAATCTGATTTTAAAACCAACCAACTCTCCCATTTTTTATTACAAGAAAACACGGTAATTAAAGTTTCAAATTTTGGCATTCCAGAGCCCGTAGATGGCATAGAAATTCCTGAACAGCAATTGGATGTTATTTTTATTCCGCTTTTAGCCTATGACGAAAAAGGCAACCGAATAGGCTACGGAAAGGGATTTTATGATCGGTTTTTAGCACGATGTAACTCAGAAACTATTTTTGTTGGGCTATCATTTTTCCCACCTGAAAAAATAATTCTTTCAGAAGAAACTGATATTCCATTACATTATTGTGTAACTCCAAAAAATAGCTATTCTTTTTAA
- a CDS encoding lipoprotein signal peptidase: MSLKKATLIIILVLLIDQISKVYIKTHFVLGEEIKVFDWFRILFVENEGMAWGAKIPGEYGKLILTLFRLVAIVGIGYWLWDSIRKHASRVLVVSIALIFAGAFGNIIDSVFYGIIFDDSYHQLATFMPEDGGYGTLFHGKVVDMLYFPLWKGYLPEWLPFWGGKYFTFFEPVFNIADSSISVGVALLLIFHKKAFPATKEKEAE, from the coding sequence ATGTCATTAAAGAAGGCTACCCTCATCATTATTTTGGTTCTGTTGATAGACCAAATTTCAAAAGTTTATATAAAAACTCACTTTGTTTTAGGTGAAGAAATTAAAGTTTTTGATTGGTTTCGTATTCTTTTTGTAGAAAACGAAGGTATGGCTTGGGGTGCCAAAATCCCGGGTGAATATGGTAAATTGATACTTACATTATTCCGTTTGGTAGCTATTGTTGGTATTGGCTACTGGCTTTGGGATTCAATCAGAAAACATGCATCTCGTGTACTCGTTGTCTCTATCGCATTAATATTTGCAGGAGCTTTTGGTAATATCATTGATTCTGTTTTCTACGGAATAATATTTGACGATAGCTACCATCAATTGGCTACGTTTATGCCAGAAGATGGCGGTTATGGAACCCTATTTCACGGTAAAGTGGTAGATATGCTTTATTTTCCTTTATGGAAAGGATATTTACCCGAGTGGTTGCCATTTTGGGGTGGAAAATACTTTACCTTTTTTGAACCGGTTTTTAATATCGCAGATTCTTCAATAAGTGTAGGTGTAGCGCTATTGCTTATATTTCATAAAAAAGCATTTCCTGCTACCAAAGAAAAAGAAGCCGAGTAA